DNA from Candidatus Angelobacter sp.:
GAATTCACCAACGGGGTCGTGTTCAATTTCCAGCTTCAGCAAAACCACGGCGGCGACAACTCGGACGACAACGAAAACCACAACCTCGGCCGCTGGAGCATCAGCGTGTCCGGCGCAACCAATGTCGTCGCCGACCCGGTCCCCGCGAACGTGCGCGCGATTTTCAAAATCCCCAACGGCCAACGCGCACCCGCGCAGATTGCCGCCGTGTTCAGCTACTGGCGGACGACGGTGCCGGAATTTAAGGAGGTCAACGACAAAATCGAGTCGCTTTGGAAACAATGGCCCGAAGGCACCCCCACACTCACCCTGATGTCGCGCAAAGGCAGGGGGCCGGTTGACGAACGACGCACCACGCACATGCTCAGGCGCGGTGACTGGCTCAAGCCGGGGCAGGCGGTCACGTTCGGCGTGCCGTCGTTCCTTCATCCGCTGCCGCCGGATGCGGACGGGTCGCGCCTGACCTTTGCGAAGTGGCTCGTGGATCGCAAATCGCCAACGACCGCCCGTGCCTGTGTGAACCGCATCTGGCAGGCTTACTTCGGTATCGGGCTGGTGGACACGCCGGAGGACTTCGGCACGCGCTGCGAAATGCCGTCACATCCGGAGTTGCTCGACTGGCTGGCCTGCGAATTCATGGACTCCGGCTGGAGCATCAAGCACATCCATCGGCTCATCGTGAAGTCGGCGACGTACCGGCAGTCGTCGCGCGTCACGCCCGGGCTTTACACGAAGGATCCCTACAACCGTCTGCTCGCGCGCGGCCCCCGGTTCCGGGTGGAAGGCGAAATCGTGCGCGACATTGCATTGACCGCCAGCGGTCTCCTCAACCCGGAAATGGGCGGACGCAGCATTTATCCGCCGGCGCCTGATTTTTTGTTCCAGCCGCCGGCCAGTTACGGGCCGAAGGTGTGGAAGGTGGAAACGGGCGCCGAGCGCTACCGGCGCAGCCTTTATATTTTCAAGTTCCGCTCCGTGCCTTACCCGATGTTGCAGACGTTCGACGCGCCGAACGGAGATTTTTCCTGCGTCCGCCGGGCGCGCTCGAACACGCCGTTGCAAGCCCTCATTTCGCTGAACGAGACCGAGTTTGTCGAATGCGCCCGGTCGCTCGCGCGCAAGACCCTGGAGGAAGGAGGCGGGACCGACGCCGACCGCATCAACTACGCCTTTCGCCGCGCATTGAGCCGGGCGCCGACCACCGACGAACGAAGGGAACTGCTGACGTTGCTCGACAAGGAGAAAAAGCGCATTGCCGAAGGCTGGGTGAACCCGTTCGAACTCGCCACCGGGAAAAACGAAAAGCCGGCTGACCTGCCCCGGGGTGAAAATCCGACACAACTCGCGGCTTACACGGTTGTGTCACGGGCGTTGTTGAACCTGGACGAAACGATAACGAAAGAATAGTTATGAACTGCCAGACGCATTTGTATCGCGGTTACGACCCAAAACTCATCACCCGCCGCTGGTTCTTCCAGCAATGCGGCGTCGGCCTCGGTGCCATCGCGCTGGGCACGTTGTTTCGCGAGACTGGCTGGGCCGCGCCCGCCG
Protein-coding regions in this window:
- a CDS encoding DUF1553 domain-containing protein, translated to EFTNGVVFNFQLQQNHGGDNSDDNENHNLGRWSISVSGATNVVADPVPANVRAIFKIPNGQRAPAQIAAVFSYWRTTVPEFKEVNDKIESLWKQWPEGTPTLTLMSRKGRGPVDERRTTHMLRRGDWLKPGQAVTFGVPSFLHPLPPDADGSRLTFAKWLVDRKSPTTARACVNRIWQAYFGIGLVDTPEDFGTRCEMPSHPELLDWLACEFMDSGWSIKHIHRLIVKSATYRQSSRVTPGLYTKDPYNRLLARGPRFRVEGEIVRDIALTASGLLNPEMGGRSIYPPAPDFLFQPPASYGPKVWKVETGAERYRRSLYIFKFRSVPYPMLQTFDAPNGDFSCVRRARSNTPLQALISLNETEFVECARSLARKTLEEGGGTDADRINYAFRRALSRAPTTDERRELLTLLDKEKKRIAEGWVNPFELATGKNEKPADLPRGENPTQLAAYTVVSRALLNLDETITKE